In Luteolibacter rhizosphaerae, one genomic interval encodes:
- a CDS encoding SGNH/GDSL hydrolase family protein encodes MRSFLPPTGCSPGCSAGLAKTADKPLLARLALVGDSITELGASSMYVLNAVGAWGWARCFNGSGWDPVSSGSKLTFATSGKRSDELNALWLSAVVAAKPDACALLYGANDAAQLRTASAFLASCGESIDTLRAAGIRPLMFEVLPMSGSGQESRQAKVAELNLALRTYCRQRGVPLCRWAHVLETTPDTGIGSASYTPDNIHPNALASSRLGRYMAGFLRKHFRFADVWKNTNWISPNWRLEGNATDPFGWNAYPPSGGSIGAKSIIPDPAGNWWQVEMVKGTSSSYFSFATFGANTVGSIVGRTVESLCEVQVVAGQVGINCLQGYASPSSQLQYAVNSAADPSCKIDASDGLFVLRPGPRQMAAGLTSVYALLLAAPVGATATVRIRRAGTREIF; translated from the coding sequence ATGAGATCCTTCCTTCCTCCCACCGGCTGTTCGCCGGGTTGTAGTGCGGGTCTCGCGAAGACGGCGGACAAGCCCTTGCTGGCGCGGCTCGCGCTGGTGGGTGATAGCATCACCGAGCTGGGTGCCTCGAGCATGTACGTGCTGAATGCGGTGGGCGCATGGGGCTGGGCGCGTTGCTTCAATGGCAGCGGCTGGGACCCCGTGAGCAGCGGTAGCAAGCTGACCTTCGCCACCAGCGGGAAGCGCAGCGACGAGTTGAACGCGCTCTGGCTTTCCGCCGTGGTCGCCGCCAAGCCGGATGCCTGCGCCTTGCTCTACGGGGCGAACGATGCCGCGCAGCTGCGCACGGCATCCGCCTTCCTCGCAAGTTGCGGCGAGTCGATCGATACCTTGCGTGCCGCGGGGATCCGCCCGCTGATGTTCGAGGTGTTGCCGATGAGCGGCAGCGGCCAGGAATCGCGTCAGGCGAAGGTGGCGGAGCTCAATCTGGCGCTGCGCACCTACTGCCGCCAGCGCGGCGTGCCGCTGTGCCGCTGGGCGCATGTGCTGGAGACGACTCCGGACACGGGCATCGGCAGCGCGAGCTACACGCCGGATAACATTCACCCCAATGCGCTGGCCTCCTCAAGGCTGGGCCGCTACATGGCGGGCTTCCTGCGCAAGCACTTCCGCTTCGCGGACGTGTGGAAGAACACGAACTGGATCTCCCCGAACTGGCGTCTGGAGGGCAATGCCACCGATCCCTTCGGCTGGAACGCCTATCCCCCCTCGGGCGGGAGCATCGGTGCCAAGTCGATCATCCCCGACCCCGCCGGAAACTGGTGGCAGGTGGAGATGGTGAAGGGGACTTCGTCGTCGTATTTCAGCTTCGCTACATTTGGAGCGAATACTGTTGGGTCGATTGTGGGGAGAACCGTCGAGTCACTCTGTGAGGTTCAGGTCGTCGCGGGACAAGTTGGCATCAACTGCTTGCAGGGCTACGCAAGTCCCTCGTCCCAACTGCAATACGCCGTGAATAGTGCTGCGGATCCGTCTTGTAAGATTGACGCATCTGATGGGCTTTTTGTCCTGCGGCCGGGACCACGGCAGATGGCCGCCGGTCTAACATCAGTCTATGCCCTTCTGCTTGCTGCTCCCGTAGGAGCAACAGCCACGGTCAGGATTAGAAGGGCAGGGACTCGGGAGATTTTTTAA
- a CDS encoding acyltransferase family protein: MQRFNQIDILRAIAVLLVLGRHMSSCPPEVNMAVHKMTEAWIRGGWIGVDLFFVLSGFLVSGLLFREHDRSGRIDAKRFLIRRGFKIYPPFWLLILATVVLGALRGRGLEWEKIWAELLFVQNYFPGIWVHTWSLAVEEHFYLLLTFAFLLALRFRRDCPFSVIPVAFGVISVLC; encoded by the coding sequence ATGCAACGTTTCAATCAGATCGACATCCTCAGAGCGATTGCTGTGCTCTTGGTTCTTGGGAGGCACATGAGCAGTTGCCCTCCCGAGGTGAACATGGCGGTGCATAAGATGACCGAGGCCTGGATCCGCGGCGGTTGGATAGGAGTCGATCTCTTCTTCGTGCTTAGCGGATTCCTCGTATCGGGGCTGCTGTTTCGCGAGCATGATCGCTCTGGTAGAATCGACGCGAAGCGATTCTTGATTCGGCGGGGTTTCAAGATCTACCCACCGTTCTGGCTCTTGATCCTCGCCACGGTAGTTCTCGGGGCTTTGCGTGGTAGGGGGCTAGAATGGGAGAAAATCTGGGCGGAACTGCTCTTCGTGCAGAACTATTTTCCCGGAATCTGGGTTCATACTTGGTCGTTAGCGGTGGAAGAGCATTTCTACCTCTTATTGACATTCGCGTTTCTCTTGGCGTTGAGGTTTCGAAGAGACTGCCCTTTCTCGGTCATCCCGGTGGCGTTTGGTGTGATTTCGGTTTTGTGTTGA
- a CDS encoding alpha/beta fold hydrolase encodes MATFTTTDGTSLYYKDWGNPSAQPIIFCHGWPLTADSWEAQMIYLAGQGYRCIAHDRRGHGRSDQTASGNEMDTYADDLAQLLDHLDVKDAVIFGFSTGGGEVARYIGRHGTKRLAKAGLISAVPPLMVKRDDNPNGIPIEVFDGFRSAQLADRSQFFKDVPSGPFFGYNRPGAKPSQGIIDAWWLQGMMGGHLNTLECIKAFSETDFREDLKKFDIPTLVLHGDDDQVVPIAISALESAKLVPDAKLLVYPGAPHGITDTHKDQLNRDLLEFVRG; translated from the coding sequence ATGGCTACCTTTACCACCACCGACGGCACCTCCCTCTACTACAAGGACTGGGGCAATCCCTCCGCGCAACCGATCATCTTCTGCCACGGCTGGCCGCTCACCGCGGATAGCTGGGAGGCGCAGATGATCTACCTGGCCGGGCAGGGCTACCGCTGCATCGCCCACGACCGCCGCGGCCACGGCCGCTCCGACCAGACGGCCAGCGGGAACGAGATGGACACCTACGCGGATGACCTCGCGCAGCTGCTCGATCACCTCGATGTGAAGGACGCCGTCATCTTCGGCTTCTCCACCGGCGGGGGCGAGGTGGCGCGCTACATCGGCCGCCACGGCACCAAGCGCCTCGCGAAAGCCGGGCTGATCTCCGCCGTGCCGCCGCTGATGGTGAAGCGCGACGACAACCCGAACGGGATCCCGATCGAAGTCTTCGACGGCTTCCGCAGCGCGCAGCTCGCGGATCGCTCGCAGTTCTTCAAGGACGTGCCCTCCGGCCCCTTCTTCGGCTACAATCGCCCGGGCGCGAAGCCCTCCCAAGGCATCATCGACGCCTGGTGGCTACAGGGCATGATGGGCGGCCACCTGAACACGCTGGAGTGCATCAAGGCCTTCTCCGAAACCGACTTCCGCGAGGACCTCAAGAAGTTCGACATCCCCACCCTCGTCCTGCACGGCGATGACGACCAAGTCGTCCCCATCGCCATCAGCGCGCTGGAATCCGCCAAACTCGTGCCGGACGCCAAGCTCCTCGTCTACCCCGGCGCCCCGCACGGCATCACGGATACCCACAAGGACCAGCTGAACCGGGATCTGCTGGAGTTTGTGAGGGGGTAG
- a CDS encoding SDR family NAD(P)-dependent oxidoreductase, translating to MALTLKLAGKHAIVTGSSKGIGAAIAKALAAEGASVVVNYSASKDAADAVVASITAAGGKAIALQGNVAKPEDAAQLIADSVAAYGPIDILVNNAGVFDFKPLEAITPEHFHRLFDINVLGTILATQEALKHFNPAGGAIINTSSIVSMDSPAGTGVYNATKSAVDGLTRTFSKELGPRKIRVNSVNPGPIESDGVHAQGLLDTFIKLGEATALGRIGQPEDIGPGVVYLASDDAVWVTGTTLTISGGLK from the coding sequence ATGGCACTAACTCTGAAACTCGCCGGCAAACACGCGATCGTGACCGGCTCATCGAAAGGCATCGGCGCCGCCATTGCCAAGGCACTCGCCGCGGAGGGAGCCTCCGTGGTGGTGAACTACTCCGCCAGCAAGGACGCCGCCGATGCGGTGGTAGCCTCCATCACCGCCGCCGGCGGCAAGGCGATCGCCCTACAAGGCAACGTGGCCAAGCCGGAAGACGCCGCGCAGCTGATCGCGGACAGCGTGGCCGCCTACGGCCCCATCGATATCCTGGTGAACAATGCCGGGGTCTTCGACTTCAAGCCGCTGGAGGCGATCACGCCGGAGCACTTCCACCGGCTCTTCGACATCAACGTGCTGGGCACCATCCTGGCCACGCAGGAGGCGCTGAAGCACTTCAACCCGGCGGGCGGCGCGATCATCAATACCAGCTCGATCGTGAGCATGGACTCGCCCGCAGGCACCGGTGTCTACAATGCCACGAAGTCCGCGGTGGACGGGCTGACCCGCACCTTCTCGAAGGAGCTGGGGCCGCGGAAGATCCGCGTGAACTCCGTGAACCCGGGACCGATCGAATCCGACGGCGTGCACGCGCAGGGTCTGCTGGATACCTTCATCAAGCTAGGGGAAGCCACCGCGCTGGGCCGCATCGGCCAGCCCGAGGACATCGGGCCCGGCGTGGTCTATCTCGCTTCGGACGATGCCGTGTGGGTCACCGGCACTACCCTCACCATCAGCGGCGGGCTGAAATAA
- a CDS encoding hydrolase, translating to MNPYHKLYTAEDSVVVFIDHQPQMTFGVANIDRATLINNVTLLAKVAKEFNVPAILTAVETESFSGYIWPQLLDVFPGQPVVERSSMNSWDDEGFREAIRATGRKNILLTGLWTEVCVTWPTIEMLGEGYNIYVVEDCCGATSQAAHEAALSRMVQAGAVRVTTIPALLEWQRDWAKREHYNNLMGLIKNQGGAYGVGVEYAYTMVHKAPQSAIKPQVVPPGKGH from the coding sequence ATGAATCCCTACCACAAGCTTTACACCGCCGAGGATAGCGTCGTCGTCTTCATCGATCACCAGCCGCAGATGACCTTCGGCGTGGCGAATATCGACCGCGCCACCCTCATCAACAACGTCACCCTGCTCGCGAAGGTGGCGAAGGAATTCAATGTCCCCGCCATCCTCACCGCGGTGGAGACGGAGTCCTTCAGCGGCTACATCTGGCCGCAGCTTCTCGATGTCTTCCCGGGCCAGCCGGTGGTCGAGCGTTCCTCGATGAACTCGTGGGATGACGAAGGCTTCCGCGAGGCGATCCGCGCCACGGGCCGGAAGAACATCCTGCTCACCGGCCTGTGGACGGAAGTCTGCGTGACCTGGCCGACCATCGAGATGCTGGGCGAGGGCTACAACATCTACGTGGTGGAGGATTGCTGCGGTGCCACCTCCCAGGCCGCGCATGAGGCCGCGCTGTCCCGCATGGTGCAGGCCGGTGCCGTGCGCGTCACCACCATCCCCGCCTTGCTCGAGTGGCAGCGGGATTGGGCGAAGCGCGAGCACTACAACAATCTCATGGGCCTGATCAAGAACCAGGGCGGGGCCTATGGCGTGGGCGTGGAGTATGCCTACACCATGGTGCACAAGGCGCCGCAATCCGCGATCAAGCCGCAAGTGGTGCCGCCGGGTAAGGGGCACTAA
- a CDS encoding alginate export family protein produces the protein MLRYFITLACLSTAGAREWELGIEGHARTMYESYDNIDFGLGPVADDDWIHQRVQLMARLDRGEAFRFAAELTWGEMSGKESPLAPPDEDEPDLLQLYLQGRVPLGGADALELRAGRQTLYYGSGRLLAAREGANQRLSHDAVLLSWQRGEDTRVDAFIASPVEVEPGSFDNASRPHARLLWSLYAVAPLPWGRDHFVDLYYIGLRDEDAIGIGQETRHTLGARFWREEGPWIHNTELIGQFGSIGERDIAAGAISLGFGRRWESLPWQPTPQLRADLISGGDDGRGTVHTFNPLFQANNYFNEGGFLSPSNLYNLNPLVSLKPCESVELQLGVNFQWLFSRNDAIYTPPLQPLVSPDPQGDRYLGTSFNASVSWQLRENVELFLGYTHLQAGDALEAVGGRDVDYLQSSFRVAF, from the coding sequence ATGCTCCGCTACTTCATCACTCTCGCCTGTCTCTCGACCGCCGGTGCCCGGGAATGGGAACTCGGCATCGAGGGCCATGCCCGGACGATGTACGAGAGCTATGACAACATCGACTTCGGACTCGGCCCGGTGGCGGATGACGATTGGATCCACCAGCGGGTGCAGCTCATGGCCCGGCTGGACCGCGGCGAGGCCTTCCGCTTCGCCGCGGAGCTCACCTGGGGCGAGATGTCCGGCAAGGAATCCCCGCTGGCCCCGCCGGATGAGGATGAGCCGGATCTGCTCCAGCTCTACCTGCAGGGGCGCGTGCCCCTCGGCGGGGCGGATGCGCTGGAGCTCCGCGCCGGCCGCCAGACGCTCTACTACGGATCTGGTAGATTGCTCGCCGCGCGGGAGGGCGCGAATCAACGCCTCTCGCACGATGCCGTGCTGCTCTCCTGGCAGCGCGGGGAGGACACGCGGGTGGATGCCTTCATCGCCTCCCCGGTGGAGGTGGAGCCCGGCAGCTTCGACAATGCCTCTCGGCCGCATGCCCGCCTGCTCTGGAGCCTCTATGCGGTCGCGCCTCTGCCCTGGGGGCGGGATCACTTCGTGGATCTCTACTACATCGGCCTGCGGGATGAGGATGCCATCGGCATCGGCCAGGAGACGCGTCACACCCTCGGCGCCCGCTTCTGGCGGGAGGAGGGGCCGTGGATTCATAATACCGAGTTGATCGGTCAGTTCGGCAGCATCGGCGAGCGGGACATCGCGGCAGGTGCGATCAGTCTCGGCTTCGGGCGCCGGTGGGAGAGCTTGCCTTGGCAGCCCACCCCGCAGCTCCGCGCGGACCTCATCTCCGGCGGGGACGATGGCCGCGGCACCGTGCACACCTTCAATCCGCTCTTCCAGGCGAACAACTACTTCAACGAAGGTGGCTTCCTCTCGCCCTCGAATCTCTACAATCTGAATCCGCTCGTCAGCCTGAAGCCCTGCGAGAGCGTGGAGCTCCAGCTCGGCGTGAACTTCCAGTGGCTCTTCAGCCGCAACGATGCCATCTACACCCCGCCGCTGCAGCCGCTCGTGAGCCCGGATCCGCAGGGGGATCGCTACCTCGGCACCTCCTTCAATGCCTCCGTCTCCTGGCAACTGCGGGAGAATGTGGAGCTCTTCTTGGGCTACACGCACCTGCAGGCAGGAGATGCGCTGGAGGCCGTGGGCGGGCGGGATGTGGACTACCTGCAGAGCAGCTTCAGGGTGGCGTTCTAA
- a CDS encoding antibiotic biosynthesis monooxygenase has translation MSPPPEDHSVTVVVRRRTKPGCEASFEEEMQRFTCFVLGFPGNRGIHILRSDQSNPREYTVVDRFENMDARHAFTATEDYRVWMKRLRELSVEDPHIEEMEGLAGWFTIPGEPAHKPPPKPKMALVTFMGVYPLTSLLPPFFGKLLPAWPHLLRNVLVTGLIVALLTWVVMPNLTKLFKRWLFKA, from the coding sequence ATGTCCCCGCCACCCGAAGACCACAGCGTGACCGTCGTCGTCCGCCGCCGCACGAAGCCCGGCTGCGAGGCGAGCTTCGAGGAGGAAATGCAGCGCTTCACCTGCTTCGTGCTCGGCTTCCCGGGGAACCGCGGCATCCACATCCTGCGCTCGGACCAATCGAACCCGCGCGAATACACCGTGGTCGATCGCTTCGAGAACATGGATGCGCGCCACGCCTTCACCGCCACGGAGGACTACCGCGTCTGGATGAAACGCCTGCGAGAGCTGAGCGTGGAGGACCCGCACATCGAGGAGATGGAGGGACTCGCCGGCTGGTTCACCATTCCCGGCGAGCCCGCCCACAAGCCGCCGCCGAAGCCGAAGATGGCGCTCGTCACCTTCATGGGCGTCTATCCGCTCACCTCGCTGCTGCCGCCCTTCTTCGGCAAGCTGCTACCGGCCTGGCCGCACCTGCTGCGGAATGTCCTCGTCACCGGCCTGATCGTCGCCCTGCTGACCTGGGTGGTCATGCCGAATCTCACGAAGCTCTTCAAGCGATGGCTTTTCAAGGCATAG
- a CDS encoding amidohydrolase → MNTPDLILKNGRVTTLDPAKPNARHVAIKDGRILAVSDDEIAPGPDTKVIDLKGHRVIPGLNDSHLHLIRGGLNYNMELRWDGVPSLADALRMLKLQAAHTPAGQWVRVVGSWSEFQFIEQRMPTLEEINEAAPDTPVFILHLYCRALLNRAALVACGYTKDTPDPPGGEIQRDKQGNPTGLLIARPNAMILYATLAKGPKLPAEHQLNSTRHFMRELNRLGVTSCIDAGGGFQNYPDDYEIIRQLHGRGEMTVRIAYNLFTQKPKEEKDDFARWMKMTKPGDGDSFFRMNGAGEMLVFSAADFEDFLEPRPDLAPSLEQELETVVTALASNSWPFRLHATYDESISRFLDVFERVNKEVPIGGLHWFLDHCETISDRNLDRVRALGGGIAIQHRMAFQGEYFVDRYGAKAAERTPPVRKMLERGIPVGAGTDATRVANYNPFNSLWWLVSGKTLGGLQLYKEDNRMSREEALRLYTAGSAWFSREESVKGRIAPGQFADLVVTSEDYMEVAEHKIRDLESVLTIVDGKPVYAAGDFKQHDAPAIPILPEWSPVKRFGGYGAPLWDGRVTMSQRGVAPRATPAQQPLSQLWGSGCDCFVF, encoded by the coding sequence ATGAACACACCTGATCTCATCCTCAAGAACGGCAGGGTCACCACGCTCGACCCCGCGAAGCCGAATGCCAGGCACGTCGCGATCAAGGACGGTCGCATCCTCGCCGTCTCCGATGACGAGATCGCGCCGGGCCCGGATACCAAGGTGATCGACCTGAAGGGCCATCGCGTGATCCCCGGCCTGAATGACTCGCACCTCCACCTCATCCGCGGCGGGCTGAACTACAACATGGAGCTGCGCTGGGACGGCGTGCCCTCGCTGGCGGATGCCCTGCGCATGCTGAAGCTGCAGGCCGCGCACACGCCCGCGGGCCAGTGGGTCCGCGTCGTCGGATCGTGGAGCGAGTTCCAGTTCATCGAGCAGCGCATGCCCACGCTGGAGGAGATCAATGAGGCCGCGCCGGATACGCCCGTCTTCATCCTGCACCTCTACTGCCGCGCGCTGCTGAACCGCGCCGCTCTCGTTGCCTGCGGATACACGAAGGACACGCCCGATCCTCCGGGCGGCGAGATCCAGCGCGACAAACAGGGCAATCCCACCGGCCTGCTCATCGCCCGGCCGAATGCGATGATCCTCTACGCCACGCTGGCGAAGGGCCCGAAACTCCCGGCGGAGCATCAGCTTAATTCCACCCGCCACTTCATGCGCGAGCTGAACCGCCTCGGCGTCACCAGCTGCATCGATGCCGGCGGCGGCTTCCAGAATTACCCGGACGACTACGAGATCATCCGCCAGCTCCACGGCCGCGGCGAGATGACCGTGCGCATCGCCTACAATCTCTTCACCCAGAAGCCGAAGGAGGAGAAGGACGACTTCGCCCGCTGGATGAAGATGACCAAGCCCGGCGATGGCGACAGCTTCTTCCGCATGAACGGGGCAGGGGAGATGCTGGTCTTCTCCGCTGCGGATTTCGAGGACTTCCTGGAGCCGCGCCCGGATCTCGCGCCCTCGCTGGAGCAGGAGCTGGAGACGGTGGTCACCGCGCTGGCCTCGAATAGCTGGCCCTTCCGCCTGCACGCCACCTATGACGAGAGCATCAGCCGCTTCCTCGATGTCTTCGAGCGCGTGAACAAGGAGGTGCCCATCGGCGGGCTGCATTGGTTCCTCGATCATTGCGAGACCATCTCGGATCGCAATCTGGACCGCGTGAGGGCGCTCGGCGGCGGCATCGCCATCCAGCACCGCATGGCCTTCCAGGGGGAATACTTCGTCGATCGCTATGGCGCGAAGGCGGCGGAGCGCACCCCGCCTGTTAGAAAGATGCTGGAGCGCGGCATCCCGGTCGGCGCGGGCACGGATGCCACCCGCGTGGCGAACTACAATCCCTTCAACTCGCTCTGGTGGCTCGTCAGCGGGAAGACGCTCGGCGGCCTGCAACTCTACAAGGAGGACAACCGCATGAGCCGGGAGGAGGCACTGCGCCTCTACACCGCGGGCAGCGCCTGGTTCTCGCGTGAGGAGAGCGTGAAGGGCCGCATCGCGCCCGGCCAATTCGCCGACCTCGTCGTCACCAGCGAGGACTACATGGAAGTGGCGGAGCACAAGATCCGCGACCTGGAATCCGTGCTCACCATCGTGGATGGCAAGCCGGTGTATGCCGCCGGGGACTTCAAGCAGCACGATGCGCCCGCCATCCCGATCCTGCCCGAGTGGTCGCCGGTGAAGCGCTTCGGCGGCTATGGCGCCCCGCTCTGGGATGGCCGCGTGACCATGTCCCAGCGCGGCGTGGCACCACGCGCGACACCCGCGCAGCAGCCGCTCTCCCAGCTCTGGGGCTCGGGCTGCGATTGCTTCGTGTTCTGA
- a CDS encoding tryptophan 7-halogenase: protein MSAKPIQDVLVLGAGSAGLLAALSLKRKLPMLNVRIVRSPDIGVIGVGEGTTPNFPQHLFDYLGLNRKAFHTLAEPTWKLGIRFLWGVRGRFDYSFDQQLDHTAPDLRMPNGYYCDDEFRCTSLPSALMWHGKAFAKQENGCPDIEGWHAFHIENEKLVSVLEQVARECGVEIIDGRVTGAERLPEGPIAAVTLEDGQRLAADFFIDCSGFRSELLGKVLEEPYQSFSDALFCDRAVVGGWDRGPDEPILPYTTAEQMDAGWAWQIEHEHHVNRGYVYSSSFISDEQAAEEFRRKNPKAPASPRIVKFRSGCYRRQWAENVVAIGNAGGFVEPLEATALMIVCGNLQSLVEMLNRSRLMPTPGLRDLFNELTGRGWTDIRDFLALHYKLNAAPQTPFWDHCRAETKLGNLTALLDFYEENGPNGFCRYRLSGMQNDFGLEGHLVMLVGNKHPYRARYTPPPDDLARWEARRQHFSAQAQAGLDVKDTLAFIRHPGWQWHGDA, encoded by the coding sequence ATGTCCGCGAAACCCATCCAAGACGTGCTCGTGCTCGGCGCGGGCAGTGCCGGCCTGCTCGCCGCGCTCTCCCTGAAGCGCAAGCTGCCGATGCTGAATGTCCGCATCGTCCGCAGCCCGGATATCGGCGTGATCGGAGTGGGGGAAGGCACCACGCCGAATTTCCCGCAGCACCTCTTCGACTACCTCGGCCTGAACCGGAAGGCCTTCCACACCCTCGCCGAGCCCACGTGGAAGCTCGGCATCCGCTTCCTGTGGGGAGTGCGCGGGCGTTTCGACTACAGCTTCGACCAGCAGCTCGACCACACCGCGCCGGACCTGCGCATGCCGAACGGCTACTACTGCGACGATGAGTTCCGCTGCACCAGCCTGCCCTCCGCGCTCATGTGGCATGGCAAGGCCTTCGCGAAACAGGAGAACGGCTGCCCGGACATCGAGGGCTGGCACGCCTTCCACATCGAGAACGAGAAGCTGGTGAGCGTGCTGGAGCAGGTCGCGCGCGAGTGCGGCGTGGAGATCATCGATGGCCGCGTGACCGGTGCCGAGCGCCTGCCGGAGGGACCGATCGCCGCCGTGACGCTCGAAGACGGCCAGCGCCTCGCCGCGGATTTCTTCATCGATTGCAGCGGCTTCCGCAGCGAGCTGCTGGGAAAGGTACTAGAGGAACCGTACCAAAGCTTCTCCGACGCCCTCTTCTGCGACCGCGCCGTGGTCGGCGGCTGGGACCGCGGGCCGGACGAGCCGATCCTGCCCTATACCACCGCGGAGCAGATGGATGCGGGCTGGGCCTGGCAGATCGAGCACGAGCACCACGTAAACCGCGGCTACGTTTACTCCTCCAGCTTCATCAGCGACGAGCAGGCGGCGGAGGAATTCCGGCGCAAGAACCCGAAGGCCCCGGCCTCCCCGCGCATCGTGAAATTCCGCAGCGGCTGCTACCGCCGCCAGTGGGCCGAGAATGTCGTCGCGATCGGGAATGCCGGCGGCTTCGTCGAACCGCTGGAAGCCACCGCACTGATGATCGTCTGCGGGAATCTGCAGAGCCTGGTGGAAATGCTGAACCGCAGCCGCCTGATGCCCACGCCCGGCCTGCGCGATCTCTTCAATGAGCTCACCGGTCGCGGCTGGACGGACATCCGCGATTTCCTCGCCCTGCACTACAAGCTGAACGCCGCGCCGCAAACGCCCTTCTGGGACCACTGCCGAGCGGAAACGAAGCTCGGGAATCTAACAGCCCTGCTCGACTTCTACGAGGAGAACGGCCCGAACGGCTTTTGCCGCTACCGCCTCTCCGGCATGCAGAATGACTTCGGGCTGGAGGGGCACCTCGTCATGCTCGTGGGGAACAAGCACCCCTACCGCGCCCGCTACACTCCGCCACCGGATGACCTCGCCCGCTGGGAGGCGCGCCGCCAGCACTTCAGCGCGCAGGCGCAAGCCGGGCTCGACGTGAAGGACACCCTGGCCTTCATCCGCCACCCCGGCTGGCAGTGGCACGGGGATGCGTGA